A window from Myxococcus fulvus encodes these proteins:
- a CDS encoding helix-turn-helix transcriptional regulator: MVTRSRLERELLGALRELSEAELPLGELFTRLNVLLREPLGVDASCWHGTDPATGLVTSTVMENLDPRGFERAAYLELWAPEPLTFAGLRASGQRVGSLRRAAGEKLDESARYRELIAPFGFGDELRVNFDLPSGCWGAATFLRATDRGPYTERELGMMERFSAHIGQMLWRSYQGTVPKGEGQPLPGIAVLGPRGQLMSADPRAEAVLAELAETSPSSTGVPSGVITVAEHARGLGAAGRRDVPSRSRVRTRTGQWLTLHASLLEGRPDGQVAIVVAPATPAEVLPMALMSLGLTAREQDVAILVAQGHTTDTIARTLAITPATVQDHLKAIFTKAKVRSRREFIAQLVGMSAGPQGVARGA, translated from the coding sequence ATGGTGACGCGTTCGCGGCTGGAGCGAGAGTTGTTGGGCGCCTTGCGTGAGCTGTCCGAAGCCGAGCTCCCCTTGGGAGAGCTGTTCACGCGGCTGAATGTCTTGCTTCGTGAGCCGCTGGGCGTGGATGCGAGTTGTTGGCATGGCACGGACCCGGCGACGGGGCTGGTGACGTCGACGGTGATGGAGAACCTGGACCCGAGGGGGTTCGAGCGGGCGGCGTATCTGGAGTTGTGGGCGCCGGAGCCGTTGACGTTCGCGGGGCTGCGGGCGTCCGGGCAGCGGGTGGGCTCTTTGCGGAGGGCGGCGGGGGAGAAGCTCGACGAGAGCGCGCGCTACCGGGAGCTCATCGCGCCCTTCGGCTTCGGGGACGAGCTTCGGGTGAACTTCGACTTGCCCTCGGGGTGTTGGGGCGCGGCGACGTTCCTCCGGGCGACGGACCGGGGGCCCTACACGGAGCGGGAGCTGGGGATGATGGAGCGCTTCTCCGCGCACATCGGGCAGATGTTGTGGCGCTCGTATCAGGGCACGGTGCCGAAGGGGGAGGGGCAGCCGCTGCCGGGCATCGCGGTGCTGGGGCCCCGGGGGCAGTTGATGTCGGCGGACCCGAGGGCGGAGGCGGTGCTGGCGGAGCTCGCGGAGACGTCACCGTCGTCGACGGGGGTGCCGTCCGGCGTCATCACCGTGGCCGAGCATGCCCGGGGCCTGGGCGCGGCGGGGCGCAGGGACGTGCCGTCGCGCTCCAGGGTGAGGACGCGCACGGGGCAGTGGCTCACGCTGCATGCGTCCCTGCTGGAGGGGCGTCCGGACGGGCAGGTCGCGATTGTCGTGGCGCCCGCCACGCCCGCGGAGGTGCTGCCCATGGCCCTGATGAGCCTGGGGCTGACGGCCCGTGAGCAGGACGTGGCCATCCTGGTGGCCCAGGGGCACACCACGGACACCATCGCGCGGACGCTGGCCATCACCCCGGCGACGGTGCAGGACCACCTGAAGGCCATCTTCACCAAGGCCAAGGTCCGCAGCCGCCGCGAGTTCATCGCCCAGCTCGTGGGCATGTCCGCGGGGCCCCAGGGCGTCGCGCGAGGGGCGTGA